A region of the Deltaproteobacteria bacterium genome:
ACGTGAGCCGCCTCTCGCAGGCGGCGGCCGTGGCCGCGCTCGGCGACCTCCCGGCCATGCAGGCGAATGTCGCCCGCGTCCGGGCGACGCGGGCCCGGCTCACGGCCGGGCTCGAGCGGCTCGCCTTCCGCGTGCTGCCGTCGGAGGCGAATTTCGTACTCGCGCGGCGGCCCGGCGTGGATCAGGGGCCCGTGGCCCGCGCGCTCGCGGCGCGCGACATCCTGGTCCGCCACTTCGCGCGGCCCGGGCTCGAGGACGCGCTGCGCATCACGGTCGGCACGGACGACGAGGTCGACGCCCTCCTCGCCGCACTCGGCGCGCTCTGAGCGCGGCCTCTGCCTGCCGGGCTTGCCCTACCCGGCACCCGTCAGGCGGGCGTGCAAGGGAAGGCGAACGCCTTGCGTTCCTGCAAGGCATCCCGGAAGGTGCGGACCCGGATCCGTATGGTCCCAGGACGCTCTCCGGGGGCTCCGTGGCCACGCTTTTGCTTGACCGTCCGGGACGGCCGGCGCTAGCGTCGGCCCGCTCGGGCGCGCGGCTCTCGCTCCGCGCGAGGCAGACATGCGACGCTTCACGGCACGGCAGGCGCTGAACACGGTGCTCAACGAGGCCGAGGTCCGCCTCCAGTCGGCCGTCGTCCACTCGCTTCCGCAGAACGTCGACATCGTGCTCACCAAGGCGTGCAACCTCGCGTGCACGTTCTGCGTCGACTACGAGACGCCGGGCGCGAAGCGCATCTCGATCGAGAACTTCGAGAAAGTCGCGCGCCAGCTCTTCCCCACCGCCCGTCTGGTGAGCATCTGCTCGGGCGGCGAGCCGTACCTCCACAAGGGCCTCGAGGATCTCCTGCGCGTCGCCCGCCGCTACCGGGTCGCCACCTGGGTGCTCTCCAACGGCATGCTGCTGCGCGAGGACCGGGTGCGCACCATCGTGCGCGAGGGGCTGATCACGACGCACGGCTTCTCGGTCGACGGGTTCCGCGCGTCGACCGTCGAGTCGCTGCGCGTGAACGCGAAGCTCGACACCGTCCTCGAGAAGATCCGGATGGTCCTCCGCGTGCGCGCGGAGGAGCGGAAGCGCGAGCCCCGGACCATCATCCGCTACGCCCTCATGCGGTCGAACGTCGAGGAGCTGCCCGATGCCGTCGCGCGCTGGGGCGACATGGGCATCGACCGGATGGACTGCGGCTACCTCGCCGTCTGCAACGGCATCGACCCGCAGGAGAGCCTCTACTTCCACCAGGACCTCATGAGCCGCGTCTTCGCCGAGGCCCGGCGGGCCGCGGCCCGCTATCCCCGACTGCGGCTGAACCTCCCGCCCACGGTGCGCGACGAGCAGCCGAAGCGCGCGAACCCGGCGCGCTGCCGGGCGCCGTGGCGGTTCGTCAAGATCGACACCGACGGCCGCATCCTGCCCTGCTACCGCGCCTGGGAAGCGATCAACATGGGCAAGGTGTACGACGGCGACGGGCAGGACTTCCGGGACATCTGGAACAGCGACAAGTACCAGGCCCTGCGGCGGACGGTGAACGACGACACCGTGAAGAAGTCGTTCCCCTTCTGCGCGCGCTGCGACTACCGCTACGGCTGGGGCGACCTCGCCCAGCACCTCGGCTTCGAGGAATGGGCGGAGACGGTCGCGCCCGAGGTGCCCGACGACGGGCACGCGATCGATCACCGGCGCGACCGACGCGCGTCGGCATCGATGCAGGCGAAGAACGCGCCGAACGTGCCCGCGTAGCCCCCGACCACGAGGCGGACCCGGCGTGCGGGAGTGATCACCGCGCACCCGCGTCCGCTCCGAGCTCGGCGAGGTTCCCCTCGATCATCTCGCGGCCCGGCGTGCCGGGCGGGAAGCGTGCCAGGGCCTCGCGGTAGTCGGCGAGCGCGCCGGCGACGTCGCGCTTCGCCTGGCGCGCCAGCCCGCGGTTGTTGTAGGCGCGGCCGTCGTCGGGAGCGAGGCGGATGGCCTCGTCCAGGTCCGCGATCGCGCCGTCGAGGTCGCGGCGCGCGAGCCGCAGCGTGCCCCGGTTCAGGTACGCCGACTCGTAGCGCGGGTTCGCCTCGATGGCGGCCGTGTAGTCCGCCAGCGCGGCCTCGTATTGCCCGCGCGCCTGGAGCACGTTGCCGCGGTTGTTGTAGGCGAACGTGAACTTCGGGTTGATGCGCAGCGCCTCCGTGTAGTGGGCGTAGGCGCCGTCGAGGTCGCGGTGTATCTGCCGCTCCCATCCGAGGTTCTGGTGCGCAAAATAGTTGTCCGGGTCGACCCGCAGCGCCTGGCCCCAGAGGCTCTCGGTGTCCTTCCAGGCCCGGGTCTGGCGCCAGGTGAGGACGCCGAGCAGGACGAGCGCGACGGCGGCCGCGGAGAGGAGGCGCGGCCGGCGGCAGACCGCGGCGGCCAGGAGGGCCGCCCACGGGAGGCAGGAGAGATAGGTGTAGCGGTCGGCCGCGATCTGGGGCCCGGTCTGCATCAAGCCGAGCACCGGGGCGACGACGATCGCATAAGCGGCCGCGGCAGCGAGGGCCCACGGGAATCGGCGGCGCAGCGCGATCAGCGTGGCGCCGGCCACGAGCACGGCGAGCCCGCACGCGACGTACCTCGGCGTCCACGGATCCAGCGTCGGCTCGATCAGGT
Encoded here:
- a CDS encoding radical SAM protein; translation: MRRFTARQALNTVLNEAEVRLQSAVVHSLPQNVDIVLTKACNLACTFCVDYETPGAKRISIENFEKVARQLFPTARLVSICSGGEPYLHKGLEDLLRVARRYRVATWVLSNGMLLREDRVRTIVREGLITTHGFSVDGFRASTVESLRVNAKLDTVLEKIRMVLRVRAEERKREPRTIIRYALMRSNVEELPDAVARWGDMGIDRMDCGYLAVCNGIDPQESLYFHQDLMSRVFAEARRAAARYPRLRLNLPPTVRDEQPKRANPARCRAPWRFVKIDTDGRILPCYRAWEAINMGKVYDGDGQDFRDIWNSDKYQALRRTVNDDTVKKSFPFCARCDYRYGWGDLAQHLGFEEWAETVAPEVPDDGHAIDHRRDRRASASMQAKNAPNVPA